Below is a genomic region from Deltaproteobacteria bacterium.
TTTACCGACCTTACCCAGAAGCTCAAGGGCCAGGAGGTTATTACCGCCTGTCCCTACAATATTCCCAGGATGGACAAGAAGACCAAACGGCTGGCCAAATGCACCATGTGTATCGATCGGGTCCGAAACGGTCTTCTTCCGGCCTGTGTCAAAACCTGCCCTACCGGGACCATGAACTTCGGGGACCGGGAGGAAATTTTGGCCAAGGCCCGGAAGCGATTGGATGAGGTCAAGGCCAAGTTTCCCAAGGCCAGCCTGCTCGATATGGATGATATCCGGGTGGTCTACCTGGTGCTGGATGACCGGCAGAAGTATTACAAGTTTGCTTCGGCCCAAGGGAGAGGGATTTCCCGCCAGACCGCCTTGCGAAAACTTTTTAAACCTCTGACCCAAGTGGCTGCGGCTACGTCGGTTTTGAAGGGATGACCGGGGAATCGGATAACAACTATTAACTTTGGATCAACAGCCTATTAAATGAACACACTCACAAGGGCCGGCTCGTTAACCGAGTCGGCCTTTTCTTTTTAAGCCGGACTTCCTTCGAATTTGTTTAAAATTCAACTTGAGATTTTAATCACCCTA
It encodes:
- a CDS encoding formate dehydrogenase, whose amino-acid sequence is MADKSFFIDTSRCTACRGCQMACKQWNKLSTEKTINRGNHQNPPELSPTTFKLVRFSEEEVGGKPVWYFFAEQCRHCLEPPCKETADTMVKGAIIKDAATGAVLFTDLTQKLKGQEVITACPYNIPRMDKKTKRLAKCTMCIDRVRNGLLPACVKTCPTGTMNFGDREEILAKARKRLDEVKAKFPKASLLDMDDIRVVYLVLDDRQKYYKFASAQGRGISRQTALRKLFKPLTQVAAATSVLKG